From a region of the Nonlabens dokdonensis DSW-6 genome:
- a CDS encoding Type 1 glutamine amidotransferase-like domain-containing protein: protein MNRILLLLLFFSFNVALGEIDKKLFIYGGQVNKDFIAYTAKLTGKENPKICFLPTASGDSPYYINYWYEICSGLKIEPKVMEVWINSSSQNESFEEKLLKMDAIIVGGGNTLNMLAIWKAQKIDIALRKAYDKGIVIAGGSAGSLCWFNAGTTDSRPKKLSIVKGLGFLEFSHCPHYSSEKTRKPLYHKNILEKKLTNGYACDDNSGILFINGKAIKSLSTDAKSFSYYVYEKDGEIIEEKLIPEIIK from the coding sequence ATGAATAGAATTTTATTATTGCTGCTATTTTTTTCTTTCAATGTGGCGCTTGGAGAAATTGACAAAAAATTATTTATTTACGGAGGGCAAGTGAATAAGGATTTCATTGCATATACTGCAAAACTAACGGGCAAAGAAAATCCTAAAATCTGTTTTTTACCTACAGCCTCAGGTGACAGCCCTTACTACATAAATTACTGGTACGAAATATGTTCTGGCTTAAAAATAGAGCCTAAAGTAATGGAGGTCTGGATTAATTCATCAAGTCAGAATGAATCTTTTGAAGAAAAGCTTCTAAAAATGGATGCAATAATCGTAGGTGGTGGAAACACATTAAATATGCTTGCTATTTGGAAAGCGCAAAAAATAGATATAGCGCTAAGAAAAGCCTATGACAAAGGAATAGTGATAGCCGGTGGAAGTGCAGGCTCACTTTGTTGGTTCAATGCTGGCACCACAGACTCAAGACCTAAAAAGCTATCGATTGTTAAAGGTCTTGGTTTCTTAGAATTTAGTCATTGCCCTCATTATAGTTCAGAAAAAACTAGAAAGCCTTTATACCACAAGAATATTTTAGAAAAAAAACTAACAAACGGATATGCTTGTGATGACAACTCTGGTATACTTTTTATTAATGGAAAAGCTATTAAAAGCTTATCCACAGACGCTAAATCTTTTTCATATTACGTTTACGAAAAAGATGGAGAAATTATTGAAGAAAAACTTATACCTGAAATAATAAAATAG
- the rlmF gene encoding 23S rRNA (adenine(1618)-N(6))-methyltransferase RlmF, translating to MHLRNIHRYGYDFEKLTATHPELEKYLINSPTGSVTIDFGDAASILEFNTALLKHHYKVKYWRLPEGSLYPPIPGRADYIHHISDLVGKGEKNGLDIGCGASAIYPILGNNIYDWKMVGCDVADESVAFAKKNTSKNDAIEIRHQIDKRNLFKNVIREGESFDFTMCNPPFYGSEEEAVKANMNKQRKLGTYEERRNFAGHAHELWCNGGEALFIKRMIKESVAFKSQVGWFTCLLSRKQNLKKPLKQLEKLGAETRVVEMTTGNKESRFVAWRLKS from the coding sequence ATGCATTTAAGAAACATACACAGGTACGGTTATGACTTTGAGAAACTGACCGCTACACATCCAGAATTAGAAAAATACCTTATCAACAGTCCAACAGGATCTGTGACAATAGACTTTGGTGACGCGGCTTCTATTCTTGAATTTAATACTGCTTTATTAAAACACCACTATAAAGTTAAATACTGGCGATTACCGGAAGGTTCTCTGTATCCACCTATTCCAGGACGGGCAGATTATATTCATCATATTTCTGATCTAGTAGGTAAAGGTGAAAAAAACGGACTTGATATAGGTTGTGGTGCAAGCGCCATTTATCCTATCTTAGGAAATAACATTTACGACTGGAAAATGGTAGGCTGTGACGTCGCAGATGAAAGCGTTGCGTTTGCAAAAAAGAACACTTCAAAAAATGACGCGATAGAAATACGCCATCAAATAGATAAAAGAAATTTGTTCAAAAATGTGATACGTGAAGGCGAGAGCTTTGATTTCACGATGTGTAATCCGCCGTTTTATGGTAGTGAAGAAGAAGCAGTAAAGGCTAATATGAATAAACAAAGAAAATTAGGCACTTATGAAGAGCGTCGTAATTTTGCTGGTCACGCGCACGAACTTTGGTGCAATGGTGGAGAAGCCTTATTCATAAAAAGAATGATTAAAGAATCTGTAGCTTTTAAAAGTCAAGTAGGATGGTTTACGTGTTTGCTTTCGCGAAAGCAAAACCTAAAAAAGCCATTGAAACAACTAGAAAAATTAGGTGCCGAAACCAGAGTCGTAGAAATGACTACTGGAAATAAGGAGTCTAGATTTGTAGCTTGGAGATTAAAAAGCTAG
- a CDS encoding DEAD/DEAH box helicase: MKPFADLNLKTPLRNGIEELGFETMTPIQEEAFPVILSGRDMIGIAQTGTGKTLGYMLPLLHELKYAKVDDPRVLLLVPTRELVVQVTQNIEEYSKYMNLRVLGIYGGTNINTQKKAYAEGVDILVATPGRLYDLIISNTVSFKNCKKVVIDEVDVMLDLGFRFQLTNIFDHLPRKRQNIMFSATMTDQIEDFIKAYFYNPDKISIAVSGTRLENIDQTCYQVENFYTKANLLMHLLSDASTFHKVLVFVGNKKSADRLQEVMSPHYGNEISVIHSNKTQNYRLRSIELFDSGASRILVSTDVMARGLDLDKISHVINIDVPAFPENYMHRIGRTGRAEEKGKSILFYTDNEKDSKERIEELMDYKIPELDFPEEVETSKRKTPEEKTVVKEIFNPHKVIEEERGDAFHEKSEKNSKTNQGGSYRRIIAKKYKKPKTRGDKGANRRRK; the protein is encoded by the coding sequence ATGAAACCTTTTGCAGATCTGAATCTTAAAACACCGTTGAGAAATGGTATTGAGGAGTTAGGTTTTGAAACCATGACTCCTATACAAGAAGAGGCTTTTCCAGTTATTCTTTCTGGTCGTGATATGATAGGTATTGCGCAAACAGGAACTGGTAAAACATTAGGTTACATGCTACCGTTACTTCATGAGCTTAAATATGCAAAGGTCGATGACCCTAGAGTTCTTTTGCTGGTTCCTACTCGTGAGCTTGTGGTGCAAGTTACTCAAAATATTGAAGAGTATTCTAAGTACATGAACTTAAGAGTGCTGGGTATTTATGGTGGAACTAACATCAATACGCAAAAAAAGGCCTATGCAGAAGGTGTAGATATCCTAGTTGCAACTCCAGGAAGATTGTATGATTTAATCATAAGCAATACCGTTAGTTTTAAAAACTGCAAGAAAGTAGTGATAGATGAGGTAGATGTGATGCTTGATCTAGGTTTTAGATTCCAGCTTACTAATATTTTTGATCACTTACCTAGAAAGAGACAAAACATCATGTTTTCGGCAACGATGACTGATCAAATTGAAGATTTCATAAAAGCTTATTTCTATAATCCAGATAAGATCTCTATTGCTGTTTCAGGAACAAGATTAGAAAATATCGATCAGACTTGTTATCAAGTAGAGAACTTTTACACTAAGGCTAATTTGCTGATGCATTTATTGAGTGATGCATCTACTTTTCACAAAGTACTAGTTTTTGTAGGTAATAAAAAAAGTGCCGATAGACTACAAGAAGTTATGAGTCCTCATTACGGTAATGAAATCTCTGTGATTCACTCTAACAAAACTCAAAATTATCGTTTACGCTCTATCGAACTATTTGATAGTGGAGCCAGTCGCATTCTAGTTTCTACAGATGTTATGGCACGTGGACTAGATCTTGATAAAATATCTCACGTTATCAACATCGATGTTCCTGCTTTTCCAGAAAACTACATGCACCGTATAGGAAGAACAGGTCGTGCCGAGGAAAAAGGAAAATCGATTTTATTTTACACAGATAACGAAAAAGACAGTAAGGAGCGTATAGAAGAGTTGATGGATTATAAAATTCCGGAACTTGACTTTCCTGAAGAGGTAGAAACTTCCAAAAGAAAAACACCAGAAGAGAAAACGGTAGTTAAAGAAATTTTCAATCCGCATAAGGTGATTGAAGAGGAGCGAGGAGACGCATTTCATGAGAAAAGCGAGAAAAACTCCAAGACTAATCAAGGAGGAAGTTACAGACGTATTATCGCAAAGAAATACAAAAAACCTAAAACGCGAGGAGACAAAGGTGCAAACCGTCGCAGGAAATAA